One part of the Mya arenaria isolate MELC-2E11 chromosome 3, ASM2691426v1 genome encodes these proteins:
- the LOC128226439 gene encoding uncharacterized protein LOC128226439, with translation MPYRPASLHCHTDKTSLSTVPYRPASPPYHKDQPLHRAIQTSLSTVPYRPASLPYHTDQPLHHTIQTSLSTIPYKPASPPYHTDQPLHHTIQTSLSTVPYRPASPPCHTDQPLHHAIQTSLSTVPYRPASPPYHTDQPPRFIGKFLAPANKTRHYANVVIKLSSTETMLIMDVLAYKLYYRYLKLNSSIVS, from the coding sequence ATGCCATATAGACCAGCCTCTTTACACTGCCATACAGACAAGACCAGCCTCTCAACCGTGCCATACAGACCAGCATCTCCACCATACCATAAAGACCAGCCTCTCCATCGCGCCATACAGACCAGCCTCTCAACCGTGCCATACAGACCAGCCTCTCTACCATACCATACAGATCAGCCTCTCCACCATACCATACAGACCAGCCTCTCCACCATACCATACAAACCAGCCTCTCCACCATACCATACAGACCAGCCTCTCCACCATACCATACAGACCAGCCTCTCCACCGTGCCATACAGACCAGCCTCTCCACCGTGCCATACAGACCAGCCTCTCCACCATGCCATACAGACCAGCCTCTCCACCGTGCCATACAGACCAGCCTCTCCACCATACCATACAGACCAGCCTCCCCGATTCATTGGAAAGTTTCTTGCTCCCGCAAATAAAACGAGGCATTATGCCAATGTTGTAATAAAACTAAGCTCAACAGAGACCATGTTGATTATGGATGTATTGGCTTACAAATTGTATTACAGATATTTGAAACTCAACTCTTCAATTGTCTCTTGA